Proteins encoded by one window of Brienomyrus brachyistius isolate T26 chromosome 1, BBRACH_0.4, whole genome shotgun sequence:
- the eea1 gene encoding early endosome antigen 1 isoform X1, with translation MFRRILQMTPGKGSSQGADADQQAADVNSESSEGFICPQCMKSHNSAEELFKHYELFHEVGDQMPSQGPAREDLTLLRQEVQDLHASLKEEKWFSGELKKELDKVQGQLKQNVQNDGQASIDESELEMKLHEAETEKFNIKQMKDLFEQKAAQLATEIVDVKSRYDEEKSLREAAEQQGARLAQDLQREKQEKEDLHTELLQRPGVEDVAVLKRELIQVQTLMDNMTREREEESEKLKRQFAQLQADHSASQTTISQLRAELEKGPQEAAVYSQQIHQLQQQSQSLSQKLAHKEQECREMEESLDGERSARKAAQASLQQRELELQQAQAQAQASQAALQRAQTEAGEKGQAGSRLRQELAELEVQHQQLKVENKQLQQQKEQREQQNLQQQSEIKQLHSRLLEAERQLGEVQGRLKEQRQLSGEKLKDREQQVADLQLKLSRAEEKVKEVEGKSADLQHQLEKARQQHQETQNLQQTTTGKLREAQNDLEQVLRQIGDKDQKIQNLEALLQKSKDSVGQLEAEREDLCAKIQAGEGETAVLNQLQEKSHALQEQVTQLTDKLKNQSESHKQAQENLHEQVQEQKTHLRTAQDRCSALERSNAELSAQLSETKERLAQMDTQLKAKTEMLLSAEASKSAQRADLQNHLETAQHALQDKQQELLKSQAQVEELKTRLQQKQEQCGQLETNLKESRDKLLTSEQSTEQLEGRIKKVDAEVQELRVARDQAQSNLQQLQQRSTEADGKIKELGQLLAVEKERVSTLQEDLKKTGTALESSRQQLQQREGEKTVLQQGFDRLTQEMQAQKLEMEKKAQGLASSLQKAQQEQDALAKELSTTKDSLNKATQALKEVQAQLDSEKKRAKAALEEQGKSHQQSRSDLQRKMEAVAKEVAEVKGQLLQKEEAEKGLKAQLTALTAQLAQTQATLKQEEASAQKLREDLKSSQASLRQEVQGAESRLAELKEQHTQQREQEARMKEQLSAGSQALEAVRSQKAELQRNHESVKESLAQLQSDCYGKESELLALQQDLKASQDKMVLTQEELLSSQNQLTRQEERIQELVAARKSLEQEVAKRQEKITQQGEVLEKLQQQQAAMRQELEKERAKVEELSEVKSRLEKNVKQISTDLKTSGERWEKEVSELREAKQLLIQQKLEMQGRVERQQAALEKEKQAQQATRDSIQQHKQEMKAERDKMEAQLAVEQKAKVELTKRHEEVESKQALQIAALNENMSTLKREWQSSQRRVGELEKQTDELRGDIAVLEATVQNNQDERRALLERCLKGEGELEKLQGKVVEMRHKLDDTTAAMQELGRENQSLQIKQSQTLTRKWTEDHEVQNCMACGKGFSVTVRKHHCRHCGNIFCAECSSRNALTPSSKKPVRVCDICFEELQG, from the exons GGAGGATCTCACTCTGCTGAGACAGGAAGTGCAGGACCTGCATGCCTCCCTCAAG GAAGAGAAATGGTTTTCTGGAGAGCTGAAGAAAGAGCTGGACAAGGTTCAAGGGCAGCTCAAGCAA AACGTGCAGAACGATGGCCAAGCCAGCATTGATGAATCGG AACTGGAGATGAAGCTTCATGAGGCCGAGACCGAGAAGTTCAACATCAAGCAGATGAAGGATCTGTTCGAGCAGAAGGCTGCCCAGCTGGCCACCGAGATAGTAG ACGTCAAGTCCCGCTACGATGAGGAGAAGAGCCTGCGGGAAGCAGCAGAGCAGCAGGGCGCCCGGCTCGCCCAGGACCTGCAGCGGgagaagcaggagaaggaggACCTGCACACAGAGCTG CTGCAGCGGCCCGGCGTGGAGGACGTGGCCGTCCTGAAAAGGGAGCTGATCCAGGTGCAGACCCTCATGGACAACATGACCCGTGAGCGCGAGGAGGAGTCCGAGAAGCTCAAGAGGCAGTTTGCGCAGCTGCAGGCCGACCACAGCGCTTCCCAG ACGACCATATCACAGCTGCGTGCGGAGCTGGAGAAGGGGCCCCAAGAGGCAGCGGTGTACAGCCAGCAAATCCACCAGCTACAGCAGCAGAGTcag AGCCTGTCGCAGAAGCTGGCCCACAAGGAGCAGGAGTGCCGGGAGATGGAGGAGAGCCTGGACGGCGAGCGCTCCGCCAGGAAGGCGGCACAGGCCAGCCTGCAGCAGAGAGAGCTGGAGCTTCAGCAGGCCCAGGCGCAAGCCCAGGCATCGCAGGCCGCGCTGCAGAGAGCGCAGACtgaggcaggagagaagggccaGGCGGGCAGCCGGCTCAGGCAGGAGCTGGCTGAGTTGGAGGTGCAGCATCAGCAGCTGAAGGTGGAGAACAAgcagctacagcagcagaaggagCAGCGCGAGCAGCAGAATCTGCAGCAGCAGAGCGAGATCAAGCAG CTACATAGCCGGCTGCTGGAGGCAGAGAGGCAGCTGGGGGAGGTCCAAGGCCGGCTGAAGGAGCAGAGGCAGCTGTCTGGGGAGAAGCTGAAGGATCGAGAGCAGCAAGTAGCCGATTTGCAGCTCAAACTGTCCCGGGCCGAAGAGAAG GTGAAGGAGGTTGAGGGCAAGTCTGCGGACCTGCAGCACCAGCTGGAGAAGGCACGGCAGCAACACCAGGAGACCCAGAACCTTCAACAGACCACTACGGGGAAGCTGAGGGAGGCACAG AATGACCTGGAGCAGGTGTTGCGCCAGATTGGAGACAAAGACCAGAAGATCCAGAACCTGGAGGCACTTCTGCAGAAGAGCAAGGACAGCGTGGGTCAGCTGGAGGCCGAGCGGGAGGACCTGTGTGCCAagatccaggctggggagggcgAGACCGCTGTTCTCAACCAGCTGCAGGAGAAGAGCCATGCTCTACAGGAGCAG GTCACGCAGCTGACAGACAAGCTGAAGAACCAGTCGGAGAGTCACAAGCAGGCCCAGGAGAATCTCCATGAGCAAGTGCAGGAGCAGAAGACCCACCTCCGCACAGCGCAAGACCGCTGCTCGGCGCTGGAGAGATCCAACGCGGAACTGTCTGCCCAGCTGAGTGAGACCAAGGAGAGGCTGGCCCAGATGGACACTCAG CTCAAGGCCAAGACTGAGATGCTGCTGTCCGCCGAGGCTTCCAAAAGTGCTCAGAGGGCAGACCTGCAAAACCATTTGGAGACGGCTCAGCATGCTTTGCAGGATAAGCAGCAG GAGCTTCTGAAGAGTCAAGCCCAGGTGGAGGAGCTCAAGACTCGGCTGCAGCAGAAGCAGGAGCAGTGTGGACAGCTAGAGACCAACCTGAAGGAGAGCCGAGACAAGCTGCTAACATCAGAGCAGAGCACAGAGCAGCTTGAGGGTCGCATCAAG AAAGTGGATGCTGAAGTGCAGGAACTACGGGTGGCCCGAGATCAGGCCCAGTCaaacctgcagcagctccagcaacGTAGCACCGAGGCTGATGGGAAAATCAAAGAGCTTGGCCAACTGCTAGCTGTGGAGAAGGAGAG GGTCTCGACGCTCCAGGAGGACCTAAAGAAGACGGGCACCGCTTTGGAGTCCTCgcggcagcagctgcagcagcggGAGGGGGAGAAGACTGTCCTGCAGCAGGGGTTCGATCGGCTGACCCAGGAGATGCAGGCACAGAAGCTGGAGATGGAGAAGAAAGCCCAGGGCCTGGCCAGCAGCCTGCAGAAGGCCCAGCAGGAGCAGGATGCCCTGGCTAAGGAGCTGTCTACCACCAAGGATAGCCTGAACAAGGCTACCCAGGCACTGAAGGAGGTCCAGGCACAGCTGGACTCTGAGAAGAAGAGAGCCAAAGCTGCCCTGGAGGAGCAG GGGAAGTCTCACCAGCAGAGCAGGTCTGATTTGCAGAGGAAGATGGAGGCTGTGGCCAAGGAAGTGGCAGAGGTCAAGggtcagctgctgcagaaggaggag GCAGAGAAAGGGCTGAAGGCACAGCTGACTGCCCTGACTGCGCAGCTGGCGCAGACCCAGGCCACTCTGAAGCAGGAGGAGGCATCTGCGCAGAAGCTGCGGGAAGACCTGAAGAGCAGCCAGGCCTCCCTGCGTCAGGAGGTGCAGGGTGCGGAGAGCCGGTTGGCCGAGCTCAAGGAGCAGCACACCCAGCAGCGGGAGCAGGAGGCGAGAATGAAGGAGCAGCTGTCTGCCGGGAGCCAGGCCCTGGAGGCAGTGAGGAGCCAGAAGGCAGAGTTGCAGAGGAACCACGAGAGTGTCAAGGAGAGCCTGGCGCAGCTGCAGTCTGACTGCTATGGCAAGGAGtctgagctgctggccctgcagCAGGACCTgaag GCCTCTCAGGACAAGATGGTTTTGACCCAGGAGGAGCTGCTGTCCAGTCAGAACCAGCTGACCCGGCAAGAAGAGCGGATCCAGGAGCTGGTCGCTGCCCGCAAGTCGCTGGAGCAGGAGGTGGCCAAGAGGCAAGAGAAGATCACACAGCAGGGGGAGgtgctggagaagctgcagcagcagcag GCGGCCATGAgacaggagctggagaaggAAAGGGCCAAGGTTGAAGAGCTGAGTGAGGTCAAGAGCCGACTGGAGAAGAATGTGAAGCAGATCAGCACGGACCTGAAGACCAGCGGAGAACGCTGGGAGAAG GAGGTCTCAGAGCTGCGGGAGGCCAAACAGCTTCTGATCCAGCAGAAACTGGAGATGCAGGGGCGGGTCGAGAGACAGCAGGCCGCgctggagaaggaaaagcaggcaCAGCAGGCCACGCGGGACAGCATCCAGCAGCACAAGCAGGAGATGAAAGCGGAGAGGGACAAGATGGAGGCTCAGCTG GCGGTGGAGCAGAAGGCGAAGGTAGAGCTGACGAAGCGCCATGAGGAGGTGGAGTCCAAGCAGGCGCTGCAGATTGCGGCGCTGAACGAGAACATGTCGACGCTGAAACGAGAATGGCAAAGCAGCCAGCGGCGTGTCGGTGAGCTGGAGAAGCAGACAGACGAACTGCGGGGCGACATCGCAGTGTTGGAGGCCACTGTGCAGAATAACCAGGACGAGCGTCGTGCTCTGCTGGAGAG gtgtctAAAGGGCGAGGGGGAACTGGAGAAGTTGCAGGGCAAGGTGGTGGAGATGCGTCACAAGCTGGATGACACCACTGCAGCCATGCAGGAGTTGGGAAGGGAGAACCAGTCTTTACAG ATTAAACAGTCGCAGACGCTAACCCGGAAGTGGACAGAGGACCACGAGGTGCAGAACTGCATGGCCTGCGGGAAGGGCTTCTCCGTGACCGTCAGGAAG CATCACTGCCGGCACTGTGGAAACATCTTCTGTGCAGAGTGCTCATCCCGCAACGCACTGACGCCGTCATCTAAGAAGCCAGTGCGTGTGTGCGACATCTGCTTTGAGGAGCTGCAGGGctga
- the eea1 gene encoding early endosome antigen 1 isoform X2, whose product MVFWRAEERAGQGSRAAQNVQNDGQASIDESELEMKLHEAETEKFNIKQMKDLFEQKAAQLATEIVDVKSRYDEEKSLREAAEQQGARLAQDLQREKQEKEDLHTELLQRPGVEDVAVLKRELIQVQTLMDNMTREREEESEKLKRQFAQLQADHSASQTTISQLRAELEKGPQEAAVYSQQIHQLQQQSQSLSQKLAHKEQECREMEESLDGERSARKAAQASLQQRELELQQAQAQAQASQAALQRAQTEAGEKGQAGSRLRQELAELEVQHQQLKVENKQLQQQKEQREQQNLQQQSEIKQLHSRLLEAERQLGEVQGRLKEQRQLSGEKLKDREQQVADLQLKLSRAEEKVKEVEGKSADLQHQLEKARQQHQETQNLQQTTTGKLREAQNDLEQVLRQIGDKDQKIQNLEALLQKSKDSVGQLEAEREDLCAKIQAGEGETAVLNQLQEKSHALQEQVTQLTDKLKNQSESHKQAQENLHEQVQEQKTHLRTAQDRCSALERSNAELSAQLSETKERLAQMDTQLKAKTEMLLSAEASKSAQRADLQNHLETAQHALQDKQQELLKSQAQVEELKTRLQQKQEQCGQLETNLKESRDKLLTSEQSTEQLEGRIKKVDAEVQELRVARDQAQSNLQQLQQRSTEADGKIKELGQLLAVEKERVSTLQEDLKKTGTALESSRQQLQQREGEKTVLQQGFDRLTQEMQAQKLEMEKKAQGLASSLQKAQQEQDALAKELSTTKDSLNKATQALKEVQAQLDSEKKRAKAALEEQGKSHQQSRSDLQRKMEAVAKEVAEVKGQLLQKEEAEKGLKAQLTALTAQLAQTQATLKQEEASAQKLREDLKSSQASLRQEVQGAESRLAELKEQHTQQREQEARMKEQLSAGSQALEAVRSQKAELQRNHESVKESLAQLQSDCYGKESELLALQQDLKASQDKMVLTQEELLSSQNQLTRQEERIQELVAARKSLEQEVAKRQEKITQQGEVLEKLQQQQAAMRQELEKERAKVEELSEVKSRLEKNVKQISTDLKTSGERWEKEVSELREAKQLLIQQKLEMQGRVERQQAALEKEKQAQQATRDSIQQHKQEMKAERDKMEAQLAVEQKAKVELTKRHEEVESKQALQIAALNENMSTLKREWQSSQRRVGELEKQTDELRGDIAVLEATVQNNQDERRALLERCLKGEGELEKLQGKVVEMRHKLDDTTAAMQELGRENQSLQIKQSQTLTRKWTEDHEVQNCMACGKGFSVTVRKHHCRHCGNIFCAECSSRNALTPSSKKPVRVCDICFEELQG is encoded by the exons ATGGTTTTCTGGAGAGCTGAAGAAAGAGCTGGACAAGGTTCAAGGGCAGCTCAA AACGTGCAGAACGATGGCCAAGCCAGCATTGATGAATCGG AACTGGAGATGAAGCTTCATGAGGCCGAGACCGAGAAGTTCAACATCAAGCAGATGAAGGATCTGTTCGAGCAGAAGGCTGCCCAGCTGGCCACCGAGATAGTAG ACGTCAAGTCCCGCTACGATGAGGAGAAGAGCCTGCGGGAAGCAGCAGAGCAGCAGGGCGCCCGGCTCGCCCAGGACCTGCAGCGGgagaagcaggagaaggaggACCTGCACACAGAGCTG CTGCAGCGGCCCGGCGTGGAGGACGTGGCCGTCCTGAAAAGGGAGCTGATCCAGGTGCAGACCCTCATGGACAACATGACCCGTGAGCGCGAGGAGGAGTCCGAGAAGCTCAAGAGGCAGTTTGCGCAGCTGCAGGCCGACCACAGCGCTTCCCAG ACGACCATATCACAGCTGCGTGCGGAGCTGGAGAAGGGGCCCCAAGAGGCAGCGGTGTACAGCCAGCAAATCCACCAGCTACAGCAGCAGAGTcag AGCCTGTCGCAGAAGCTGGCCCACAAGGAGCAGGAGTGCCGGGAGATGGAGGAGAGCCTGGACGGCGAGCGCTCCGCCAGGAAGGCGGCACAGGCCAGCCTGCAGCAGAGAGAGCTGGAGCTTCAGCAGGCCCAGGCGCAAGCCCAGGCATCGCAGGCCGCGCTGCAGAGAGCGCAGACtgaggcaggagagaagggccaGGCGGGCAGCCGGCTCAGGCAGGAGCTGGCTGAGTTGGAGGTGCAGCATCAGCAGCTGAAGGTGGAGAACAAgcagctacagcagcagaaggagCAGCGCGAGCAGCAGAATCTGCAGCAGCAGAGCGAGATCAAGCAG CTACATAGCCGGCTGCTGGAGGCAGAGAGGCAGCTGGGGGAGGTCCAAGGCCGGCTGAAGGAGCAGAGGCAGCTGTCTGGGGAGAAGCTGAAGGATCGAGAGCAGCAAGTAGCCGATTTGCAGCTCAAACTGTCCCGGGCCGAAGAGAAG GTGAAGGAGGTTGAGGGCAAGTCTGCGGACCTGCAGCACCAGCTGGAGAAGGCACGGCAGCAACACCAGGAGACCCAGAACCTTCAACAGACCACTACGGGGAAGCTGAGGGAGGCACAG AATGACCTGGAGCAGGTGTTGCGCCAGATTGGAGACAAAGACCAGAAGATCCAGAACCTGGAGGCACTTCTGCAGAAGAGCAAGGACAGCGTGGGTCAGCTGGAGGCCGAGCGGGAGGACCTGTGTGCCAagatccaggctggggagggcgAGACCGCTGTTCTCAACCAGCTGCAGGAGAAGAGCCATGCTCTACAGGAGCAG GTCACGCAGCTGACAGACAAGCTGAAGAACCAGTCGGAGAGTCACAAGCAGGCCCAGGAGAATCTCCATGAGCAAGTGCAGGAGCAGAAGACCCACCTCCGCACAGCGCAAGACCGCTGCTCGGCGCTGGAGAGATCCAACGCGGAACTGTCTGCCCAGCTGAGTGAGACCAAGGAGAGGCTGGCCCAGATGGACACTCAG CTCAAGGCCAAGACTGAGATGCTGCTGTCCGCCGAGGCTTCCAAAAGTGCTCAGAGGGCAGACCTGCAAAACCATTTGGAGACGGCTCAGCATGCTTTGCAGGATAAGCAGCAG GAGCTTCTGAAGAGTCAAGCCCAGGTGGAGGAGCTCAAGACTCGGCTGCAGCAGAAGCAGGAGCAGTGTGGACAGCTAGAGACCAACCTGAAGGAGAGCCGAGACAAGCTGCTAACATCAGAGCAGAGCACAGAGCAGCTTGAGGGTCGCATCAAG AAAGTGGATGCTGAAGTGCAGGAACTACGGGTGGCCCGAGATCAGGCCCAGTCaaacctgcagcagctccagcaacGTAGCACCGAGGCTGATGGGAAAATCAAAGAGCTTGGCCAACTGCTAGCTGTGGAGAAGGAGAG GGTCTCGACGCTCCAGGAGGACCTAAAGAAGACGGGCACCGCTTTGGAGTCCTCgcggcagcagctgcagcagcggGAGGGGGAGAAGACTGTCCTGCAGCAGGGGTTCGATCGGCTGACCCAGGAGATGCAGGCACAGAAGCTGGAGATGGAGAAGAAAGCCCAGGGCCTGGCCAGCAGCCTGCAGAAGGCCCAGCAGGAGCAGGATGCCCTGGCTAAGGAGCTGTCTACCACCAAGGATAGCCTGAACAAGGCTACCCAGGCACTGAAGGAGGTCCAGGCACAGCTGGACTCTGAGAAGAAGAGAGCCAAAGCTGCCCTGGAGGAGCAG GGGAAGTCTCACCAGCAGAGCAGGTCTGATTTGCAGAGGAAGATGGAGGCTGTGGCCAAGGAAGTGGCAGAGGTCAAGggtcagctgctgcagaaggaggag GCAGAGAAAGGGCTGAAGGCACAGCTGACTGCCCTGACTGCGCAGCTGGCGCAGACCCAGGCCACTCTGAAGCAGGAGGAGGCATCTGCGCAGAAGCTGCGGGAAGACCTGAAGAGCAGCCAGGCCTCCCTGCGTCAGGAGGTGCAGGGTGCGGAGAGCCGGTTGGCCGAGCTCAAGGAGCAGCACACCCAGCAGCGGGAGCAGGAGGCGAGAATGAAGGAGCAGCTGTCTGCCGGGAGCCAGGCCCTGGAGGCAGTGAGGAGCCAGAAGGCAGAGTTGCAGAGGAACCACGAGAGTGTCAAGGAGAGCCTGGCGCAGCTGCAGTCTGACTGCTATGGCAAGGAGtctgagctgctggccctgcagCAGGACCTgaag GCCTCTCAGGACAAGATGGTTTTGACCCAGGAGGAGCTGCTGTCCAGTCAGAACCAGCTGACCCGGCAAGAAGAGCGGATCCAGGAGCTGGTCGCTGCCCGCAAGTCGCTGGAGCAGGAGGTGGCCAAGAGGCAAGAGAAGATCACACAGCAGGGGGAGgtgctggagaagctgcagcagcagcag GCGGCCATGAgacaggagctggagaaggAAAGGGCCAAGGTTGAAGAGCTGAGTGAGGTCAAGAGCCGACTGGAGAAGAATGTGAAGCAGATCAGCACGGACCTGAAGACCAGCGGAGAACGCTGGGAGAAG GAGGTCTCAGAGCTGCGGGAGGCCAAACAGCTTCTGATCCAGCAGAAACTGGAGATGCAGGGGCGGGTCGAGAGACAGCAGGCCGCgctggagaaggaaaagcaggcaCAGCAGGCCACGCGGGACAGCATCCAGCAGCACAAGCAGGAGATGAAAGCGGAGAGGGACAAGATGGAGGCTCAGCTG GCGGTGGAGCAGAAGGCGAAGGTAGAGCTGACGAAGCGCCATGAGGAGGTGGAGTCCAAGCAGGCGCTGCAGATTGCGGCGCTGAACGAGAACATGTCGACGCTGAAACGAGAATGGCAAAGCAGCCAGCGGCGTGTCGGTGAGCTGGAGAAGCAGACAGACGAACTGCGGGGCGACATCGCAGTGTTGGAGGCCACTGTGCAGAATAACCAGGACGAGCGTCGTGCTCTGCTGGAGAG gtgtctAAAGGGCGAGGGGGAACTGGAGAAGTTGCAGGGCAAGGTGGTGGAGATGCGTCACAAGCTGGATGACACCACTGCAGCCATGCAGGAGTTGGGAAGGGAGAACCAGTCTTTACAG ATTAAACAGTCGCAGACGCTAACCCGGAAGTGGACAGAGGACCACGAGGTGCAGAACTGCATGGCCTGCGGGAAGGGCTTCTCCGTGACCGTCAGGAAG CATCACTGCCGGCACTGTGGAAACATCTTCTGTGCAGAGTGCTCATCCCGCAACGCACTGACGCCGTCATCTAAGAAGCCAGTGCGTGTGTGCGACATCTGCTTTGAGGAGCTGCAGGGctga